A stretch of the Mycoplasmoides genitalium G37 genome encodes the following:
- a CDS encoding Cof-type HAD-IIB family hydrolase: MKNEIKYLYSDLDGTIVSWNPKTEFVYQNKSYKNFHEVSDATISAFYRLQQKGIKVGIVTGRDYCRVLWLEKQLRTGLPTITLDGAIIFYQNEILSQTYLDDRFIEGINNIVKRFPEAAYKLNSGWISYFTKNPSVIFEIDYAFLGYFNPNTKLQKKFIDSTENWDLNKLKVNQVYFDIDTCPLAMQKEIIELISVSDVNAKIYEHSMYIIKNGVSKASALQSLNQFAIPITKDNTIVCGDGDNDIEMMQWAKHSVSLIGSNPKCFALAKYHTDSVDNDGIANWIEKNLLC; the protein is encoded by the coding sequence ATGAAAAACGAAATTAAATATCTTTATTCTGACTTGGATGGTACTATTGTTAGCTGAAATCCTAAAACAGAATTTGTTTATCAAAATAAAAGTTATAAAAATTTCCATGAAGTTAGTGATGCTACTATTAGTGCTTTTTACCGATTGCAACAAAAGGGAATTAAGGTTGGTATTGTTACTGGTAGGGATTATTGTCGGGTGTTATGACTTGAAAAACAACTTAGAACAGGATTGCCTACCATTACTTTAGATGGGGCTATTATCTTTTATCAAAACGAAATCTTAAGTCAAACTTATTTAGATGATAGATTTATTGAAGGGATTAATAACATAGTAAAGCGCTTTCCTGAAGCTGCTTATAAACTTAACAGTGGTTGAATTAGTTACTTTACTAAAAACCCTTCTGTTATCTTTGAAATTGATTATGCTTTTCTTGGCTATTTCAACCCTAACACCAAACTACAAAAAAAGTTTATAGACAGTACTGAAAATTGAGATCTTAATAAACTAAAAGTTAATCAGGTTTACTTTGATATTGATACTTGCCCCTTAGCAATGCAAAAGGAAATAATTGAACTAATTAGTGTTAGTGATGTAAATGCCAAAATCTATGAGCACTCTATGTACATTATTAAAAATGGTGTTTCTAAAGCTAGTGCATTGCAAAGCCTTAACCAGTTTGCAATTCCAATAACAAAAGATAACACTATTGTTTGTGGGGATGGAGATAATGACATTGAAATGATGCAGTGAGCTAAACACAGTGTCTCACTAATCGGTAGTAATCCCAAATGCTTTGCTCTAGCAAAATACCACACTGATAGTGTTGACAATGATGGTATTGCTAACTGGATTGAAAAAAACTTGTTATGTTAA
- the coaE gene encoding dephospho-CoA kinase (Dephospho-CoA kinase (CoaE) performs the final step in coenzyme A biosynthesis.) produces the protein MLIAIVGKPGVGKTSLLQYLKDNYHFSVFYADSFIHEQYQKNNPGYQLIMDHFGKEFVNQTEVDRKKLANYVFSDDKLIEKLSLVTKPLLIAWIKSLKTQFQKKLALIEIAVMLNYWNEYRSLFDYVIKLERDDQLVNLALQQRNSHKKVKDLIKEPNCKIDTIFNNDSIATAALKLIKLLETFLERNKCRCDCCHIQ, from the coding sequence ATGTTAATTGCAATCGTAGGTAAACCAGGTGTTGGTAAAACCAGTCTATTGCAATATCTCAAAGATAACTATCACTTTTCAGTTTTTTATGCAGATAGTTTTATCCATGAACAGTACCAAAAAAACAATCCAGGTTATCAATTAATCATGGATCATTTTGGCAAAGAGTTTGTCAATCAAACTGAAGTTGATCGTAAAAAACTAGCAAACTATGTTTTTAGTGATGATAAGTTAATCGAAAAACTTTCACTAGTAACAAAACCGCTGTTAATAGCGTGAATCAAATCCTTAAAAACCCAGTTTCAAAAAAAGCTAGCACTAATAGAGATTGCTGTGATGCTTAACTATTGAAATGAATATAGATCGTTGTTTGATTATGTGATTAAATTAGAAAGGGATGATCAGCTAGTTAACTTAGCTTTACAACAACGTAATAGTCATAAAAAAGTTAAGGATTTGATTAAAGAGCCTAATTGCAAAATAGATACAATTTTCAACAACGATTCGATTGCAACAGCTGCTTTAAAGCTAATTAAGTTGCTAGAAACTTTTTTAGAAAGAAATAAATGCCGTTGTGATTGTTGTCATATTCAGTAA
- a CDS encoding Cof-type HAD-IIB family hydrolase, protein MELKNIIFDLDGTLLSSNQIPLEQTVEFLKDLQKKGIRITFASGRSHILIRNTATFITPNLPVISSNGALVYDFASEKPVHIKPIDNKVIPAIMQMLLEFQETFYFYTDKKVFAFTHELDSAKILSTRSQIVGIDLIENNYIVNKFEKALDFDFKQHTITKILLVTKNREKVPFLAKQLDQIQDINYVSSMTFALDIMQKDVNKAYGLKVLVDNYNLDPEKTMVFGDADNDVEIFQSVKWPVALVNGTDLAKKNAKFITEYDNNHNGIYFFLKKFLAT, encoded by the coding sequence ATGGAACTGAAAAACATTATTTTTGACCTTGATGGTACCTTGCTTTCAAGCAACCAAATTCCATTAGAACAAACAGTTGAGTTTTTAAAGGATTTACAGAAAAAAGGGATTAGAATCACTTTTGCTAGTGGTAGAAGCCATATTTTAATTAGAAACACAGCTACCTTTATTACACCAAATCTACCTGTAATTTCTTCCAATGGTGCACTTGTTTATGATTTTGCTAGTGAAAAACCAGTTCATATCAAACCTATTGATAATAAAGTAATACCTGCAATTATGCAAATGTTGTTGGAATTTCAAGAAACATTTTATTTCTATACAGATAAAAAGGTTTTTGCTTTTACACATGAGCTTGATTCAGCTAAAATTCTTTCAACTAGAAGTCAAATAGTAGGAATTGATCTCATTGAAAATAACTACATAGTTAACAAGTTTGAAAAAGCTTTGGATTTTGATTTTAAGCAACATACTATTACAAAGATCTTACTGGTAACTAAAAACAGAGAAAAAGTTCCTTTTCTAGCAAAACAACTAGATCAAATTCAAGATATTAACTATGTGAGTTCAATGACATTTGCTCTTGATATCATGCAAAAAGATGTTAATAAGGCTTATGGATTGAAAGTATTAGTTGATAATTATAATCTTGATCCTGAAAAGACTATGGTCTTTGGTGATGCTGATAATGATGTTGAAATATTTCAAAGTGTTAAATGGCCAGTTGCTTTGGTTAATGGCACTGATTTAGCTAAAAAAAATGCTAAGTTTATTACTGAATATGACAACAATCACAACGGCATTTATTTCTTTCTAAAAAAGTTTCTAGCAACTTAA
- the leuS gene encoding leucine--tRNA ligase, whose amino-acid sequence MYNHNLIEEKWLKKWKNKDVNRFESDSNKKKYYVLDMFPYPSAAGLHLGHVRAYTITDVISRYYKAKGFNVIHPIGFDAFGLPAEQYAINSNQNPGSWTDQNINNFINQLTSFGFDYDYHLSLKTTDPRYYKYTQWIFSELFKANLAELVDIDVNWCEQLGTVLANEEVLIDSNGNAVSERGSFSVEKRKMKQWVLKITTFADALLEGLDTLDWPEPIKEMQRNWIGKSKGVTINFQLKDHKEAIAIFTTKPQTIFGVSFLAVSTNHWLAKKIAETNKKVASFLKKQLQKTTTLKQKATLYDGIDLLTNAIHPLTNELIPVYVANYVIEGYGTDAIMGVGAHNENDNFFARKQKLKIINVIDKKERLQNSFAYNGLTTKEAQVAITNELISQNKAKLTTVYKLRDWIFSRQRYWGEPFPIIFDENNTPHLVEQLPVELPLLENYKPDGSGNSPLMRNQAWVNIVKDNIHYQRETNTMPQWAGSCWYYLGYLMLIKNPNFWPIDSKEAKKLFDQYLPVDLYVGGAEHAVLHLLYARFWHKFLFDKKLVSTKEPFQKLINQGMVLGPDGKKMSKSKGNTINPTPLVDSHGADALRLYLMFMGPISASLTWNDEGLNGMRRWLDRVYNFFFNHAVVTDQVSQETIFAYNLFLKNSYCHLDKHELNLVISEMMIFLNFLYKTKKISLNYAKGFLTVLSFFAPFLAEELNEKCGLEPFVVKQAISLVDYQLFETAKTKVILSINGKFKAAKEFTKGSLEIDVLESFKQDKEINDILNQPIERVVYVQDRIINVLLKK is encoded by the coding sequence ATGTACAATCACAATTTAATTGAAGAAAAGTGGTTAAAAAAATGAAAAAACAAAGATGTTAACCGCTTTGAAAGCGATAGTAACAAAAAGAAATATTATGTCCTTGACATGTTCCCTTATCCCTCAGCAGCAGGATTACATTTAGGACATGTTAGAGCTTATACTATCACTGATGTAATAAGTAGGTATTACAAAGCTAAAGGATTTAATGTGATCCATCCGATTGGTTTTGATGCTTTTGGTTTACCTGCTGAACAGTATGCTATTAACTCTAATCAAAACCCTGGCAGTTGAACAGATCAAAACATTAATAACTTTATTAATCAATTAACTAGTTTTGGTTTTGATTATGACTATCATTTAAGTCTCAAAACAACTGATCCACGTTATTACAAATACACACAATGGATCTTCAGTGAGCTGTTTAAAGCAAACCTAGCGGAATTAGTTGATATTGATGTTAATTGGTGTGAACAGCTAGGTACTGTATTGGCTAATGAAGAAGTTTTAATTGATAGTAATGGCAACGCAGTTAGTGAAAGGGGTTCATTTTCAGTTGAAAAACGCAAGATGAAACAGTGAGTTTTGAAAATCACTACTTTTGCTGATGCACTTCTTGAAGGCTTAGATACACTTGATTGACCTGAACCAATTAAAGAGATGCAACGGAACTGAATTGGTAAAAGTAAAGGTGTTACTATTAACTTTCAACTAAAAGATCATAAGGAAGCTATTGCAATTTTTACAACTAAACCACAAACAATTTTTGGGGTTAGTTTTCTTGCAGTTTCAACCAACCATTGGTTAGCAAAAAAGATAGCAGAAACAAATAAAAAAGTAGCTAGTTTTTTAAAAAAACAACTCCAGAAAACCACAACTTTAAAGCAAAAAGCAACTTTATATGATGGGATAGATTTATTAACAAATGCTATTCACCCTCTTACAAATGAATTGATCCCTGTCTATGTTGCTAACTATGTAATTGAAGGATATGGAACAGATGCTATTATGGGTGTTGGAGCACACAATGAAAATGATAACTTCTTCGCACGTAAACAAAAGTTGAAAATTATCAACGTCATTGATAAAAAAGAACGGCTGCAAAATTCATTTGCATATAACGGATTAACAACTAAAGAAGCACAAGTAGCTATTACTAATGAGTTAATTTCACAAAATAAAGCGAAATTAACAACTGTATATAAACTGCGTGATTGGATCTTCAGTAGACAGCGTTATTGGGGCGAACCTTTTCCAATTATTTTTGATGAAAATAACACTCCTCATTTGGTAGAACAACTCCCTGTTGAATTACCCTTACTTGAGAATTACAAACCAGATGGAAGTGGTAATTCTCCACTAATGAGAAATCAAGCTTGGGTAAACATAGTCAAAGATAACATCCATTACCAAAGGGAAACTAATACCATGCCCCAATGAGCTGGTTCTTGTTGGTATTATCTGGGTTATTTAATGTTGATTAAAAACCCTAATTTTTGACCAATTGATTCAAAAGAAGCGAAGAAATTATTTGATCAATACCTTCCAGTTGATCTTTATGTTGGGGGTGCGGAACATGCAGTTTTACACCTTTTGTATGCCCGTTTTTGACACAAATTTTTGTTTGACAAGAAGCTAGTATCAACAAAAGAACCATTTCAAAAATTAATTAATCAGGGTATGGTGTTAGGTCCTGATGGTAAAAAGATGTCCAAATCCAAAGGTAATACCATTAACCCCACACCACTTGTTGATTCACATGGAGCAGATGCTTTAAGGTTGTACTTAATGTTTATGGGCCCAATTAGTGCTAGTTTAACTTGAAATGATGAAGGGTTAAACGGGATGAGAAGGTGATTGGATCGAGTTTATAACTTCTTTTTTAATCATGCTGTTGTTACTGATCAAGTTAGTCAAGAGACAATCTTTGCTTACAATTTGTTTTTAAAAAACAGTTATTGTCATCTTGACAAACATGAACTAAATCTGGTGATTAGTGAAATGATGATCTTTTTAAACTTTCTCTATAAAACCAAAAAAATTAGCTTAAATTATGCAAAGGGATTTTTAACAGTACTGTCGTTTTTTGCGCCCTTTCTTGCTGAAGAATTGAATGAAAAATGTGGACTTGAACCATTTGTTGTTAAACAAGCGATTTCTTTAGTTGATTATCAACTTTTTGAGACTGCTAAAACTAAGGTTATTCTTTCAATTAATGGCAAATTTAAAGCAGCTAAAGAATTTACTAAAGGTAGTTTAGAGATAGATGTTTTAGAATCATTTAAACAGGATAAAGAGATAAATGACATTCTCAACCAACCGATTGAGAGGGTAGTTTATGTTCAGGATCGAATTATTAATGTTCTTTTAAAAAAATAG
- a CDS encoding MPN385 family protein — translation MTLLFKLVKIAILVFLMVIGFFIFIGSFWLNTYQTAQWADLLASSDASGIILTIFPNINSWFNATVANQPVLFKTMVHFFIPVGFGLLFGLIIAIIVDILYRLTKYAIKRSYQSN, via the coding sequence ATGACACTTTTGTTTAAACTAGTGAAAATTGCAATCCTAGTTTTTTTGATGGTAATTGGGTTTTTTATTTTTATTGGTAGTTTTTGACTTAATACATACCAAACAGCTCAGTGGGCTGATTTACTCGCTTCCAGTGATGCTAGTGGGATTATTTTAACGATTTTTCCCAACATTAACAGTTGGTTTAATGCCACAGTTGCAAACCAACCAGTCTTATTTAAAACAATGGTTCACTTTTTTATCCCTGTTGGCTTTGGGTTGTTATTTGGTTTGATTATTGCGATTATTGTTGACATACTCTATCGCTTAACTAAATATGCAATCAAGCGTTCTTATCAAAGCAATTAG
- a CDS encoding deoxynucleoside kinase produces the protein MQLKKPHFQPNKIANCIVIGGMIALGKTTIANTLANHIQAAKVVCELETNDQLVELLLAKMYERSDELLYSPLFQLYFTLNRFGKYQNNCNTINPTIFDRSIFEDWLFAKHNIIRPAVFSYYNQLWNRLAKELVNKHGVPNLYVILDGDWKLFEKRLFMRNRKVEIDNFTKNQLYFQNLHRVYTGFMEAVCNDFGINYCIIDAKLPIVTIIKMILEKLKLQKLDWKFI, from the coding sequence ATGCAACTAAAAAAGCCCCATTTTCAACCAAATAAAATTGCTAATTGTATTGTGATCGGGGGAATGATTGCTTTAGGAAAAACCACCATTGCTAATACATTAGCTAACCACATTCAAGCTGCAAAAGTTGTTTGTGAATTGGAAACTAATGACCAGTTGGTTGAACTTTTACTAGCAAAGATGTATGAACGTAGTGATGAATTGCTCTATTCACCTTTGTTTCAGCTTTATTTTACGCTTAATCGCTTTGGTAAATACCAGAACAATTGCAACACTATCAATCCAACCATTTTTGATCGTTCTATCTTTGAAGACTGGTTGTTTGCTAAGCACAACATCATTCGTCCTGCAGTCTTTTCATACTATAACCAACTGTGAAATAGATTAGCAAAAGAACTAGTTAATAAGCATGGGGTTCCTAATTTATATGTCATTTTGGATGGGGATTGAAAATTATTTGAAAAAAGACTATTTATGCGTAACCGCAAAGTAGAGATTGATAACTTTACTAAAAATCAACTTTACTTTCAAAATTTACACAGGGTTTACACTGGATTTATGGAAGCGGTTTGTAATGATTTTGGGATTAATTACTGTATTATAGATGCAAAACTACCAATAGTAACTATTATTAAAATGATCCTTGAAAAATTAAAGTTACAAAAGTTAGATTGAAAATTTATCTAA
- a CDS encoding lipoate--protein ligase, translating into MQTFIITSPVFNPYFNAALEEWLLTEFRKNELVKVIYFWQNANTIVVGRNQNTYAEVNLKELESDKVNLFRRFSGGGAVFHDLGNICFSIILPRTGKVMENAYEQTTRNVVKFLNSLNVPAVFHGRNDLEINNKKFSGLAEYIAKDRLLVHGTLLFDTDFSKLAKYLNVDKTKIASKGVDSVAKRVVNVKEYLPNWTTAKFLEEMINFFTVTEKAETIVLTKDALAKVEKRAKEHFQSWEWNFGKTYEYNFKNKRYFNNAGLFECNVQVEKGTVVDIKFYGDFLSVVDITPVTKKLIGQKYDYKTFEKLFNELDHFSDYFGSLKPEQLLGVIFDNK; encoded by the coding sequence ATGCAAACTTTCATTATTACTTCCCCTGTTTTCAATCCGTATTTTAATGCAGCTTTAGAGGAGTGATTGCTAACTGAATTTAGAAAAAATGAGTTAGTTAAGGTCATCTACTTTTGGCAGAACGCTAACACTATTGTGGTGGGAAGAAACCAAAATACTTATGCTGAGGTTAACTTAAAGGAGTTGGAAAGTGATAAGGTTAACTTGTTTAGACGTTTTTCAGGCGGGGGAGCGGTGTTTCATGACCTTGGTAACATCTGTTTTTCTATTATTTTGCCAAGAACAGGTAAAGTGATGGAAAATGCTTATGAACAAACTACAAGAAATGTGGTGAAGTTCTTAAATAGCTTAAATGTACCTGCTGTATTTCATGGTCGTAATGACCTTGAGATTAATAACAAGAAGTTTTCTGGGTTAGCTGAATATATCGCTAAAGACAGGTTATTAGTCCATGGAACATTATTGTTTGACACTGACTTTTCTAAGTTAGCAAAGTATTTAAATGTTGATAAGACCAAGATAGCAAGTAAGGGTGTTGACAGTGTTGCTAAGCGCGTTGTTAATGTAAAGGAGTATTTACCAAATTGAACAACAGCAAAATTTTTAGAAGAGATGATTAATTTTTTCACTGTTACTGAAAAAGCAGAAACAATTGTTTTAACTAAAGATGCACTAGCAAAGGTTGAAAAAAGAGCAAAAGAACACTTTCAATCATGGGAGTGAAACTTTGGTAAAACTTATGAATACAACTTTAAAAACAAGCGTTATTTTAATAATGCTGGTTTATTTGAGTGCAATGTTCAAGTAGAGAAAGGAACAGTTGTTGATATTAAGTTTTATGGGGACTTTTTAAGTGTTGTTGATATCACCCCAGTAACAAAAAAACTAATTGGTCAGAAGTACGATTATAAAACCTTTGAAAAACTCTTCAATGAACTTGATCATTTTAGTGATTACTTTGGCAGTTTAAAACCTGAGCAACTCTTAGGAGTAATATTTGATAACAAGTAA
- the lpdA gene encoding dihydrolipoyl dehydrogenase has translation MDYDLIILGAGPAGYIAAEYAGKHKLKTLVIEKQYFGGVCLNVGCIPTKTLLKRAKIIDYLVHAKDYGITINGQAKLDWKQLLKQKQEVVDKLVAGVKTIIKGAKVESIEGEATVIDKNKVQVNNTTYTTNNIIVATGSRPRYLTLPGFEKAQQAGFIIDSTQALALEGVPKKFVVVGGGVIGVEFAFLFASLGSEVTIIQGVDRILEVCDSDVSELISKTLKNKGVQIITNAHVVRAENNQLFYTVNGVEQSVIGDKILVSIGRIANTECLDQLDLKRDHNNKIVLNEKLQTSTTNIYLIGDVNTQMMLAHYAYQQGRYAVDQILNQNQVKPAEKNKCPACIYTNPEVAFVGYSEMELQKEKIDYVKSSLPFIYSGKAIADHETNGFVKMMFNPKTGAILGGCIIASTASDIIAELALVMENNLTVFDIANSISPHPTMNEMVTDVCKKAIFDYFS, from the coding sequence ATGGATTATGATCTAATTATTTTGGGTGCTGGCCCTGCTGGTTATATTGCTGCGGAGTATGCTGGCAAACATAAACTTAAAACCCTAGTGATTGAAAAGCAATACTTTGGTGGGGTGTGTTTAAATGTTGGGTGTATCCCAACTAAAACGTTGTTAAAAAGAGCAAAGATTATTGATTATTTAGTTCATGCCAAAGATTATGGTATCACTATTAATGGTCAAGCTAAACTTGATTGAAAACAACTGTTAAAACAAAAACAGGAAGTAGTTGATAAATTAGTTGCAGGGGTAAAAACAATTATTAAGGGTGCTAAGGTAGAAAGTATTGAAGGTGAAGCTACTGTTATAGATAAAAACAAGGTGCAAGTAAACAACACAACTTACACCACTAACAACATTATTGTTGCAACCGGATCAAGACCAAGATACTTAACTTTACCAGGGTTTGAAAAAGCACAACAAGCTGGGTTTATCATTGACTCAACCCAAGCTTTGGCTTTAGAGGGAGTACCTAAGAAGTTTGTTGTAGTTGGGGGAGGTGTGATTGGGGTTGAGTTTGCTTTTTTATTTGCTTCATTAGGGAGTGAAGTGACCATTATCCAAGGTGTTGATAGGATTTTGGAGGTTTGTGATAGTGATGTTTCTGAACTGATAAGTAAAACCTTAAAAAACAAAGGAGTTCAGATTATTACCAATGCTCATGTTGTTAGAGCTGAAAACAACCAACTGTTTTACACAGTTAATGGAGTTGAACAGTCTGTAATTGGTGATAAAATCTTAGTTTCTATAGGAAGAATTGCTAACACAGAGTGTTTAGATCAACTTGATTTAAAACGTGACCATAACAACAAAATTGTTTTAAATGAAAAACTACAAACATCAACTACAAACATCTATCTAATAGGTGATGTTAACACGCAAATGATGTTGGCACACTACGCTTACCAACAGGGCAGATATGCTGTTGATCAAATTTTGAACCAAAACCAGGTAAAGCCTGCTGAAAAAAACAAGTGTCCTGCTTGTATTTACACAAATCCTGAAGTTGCTTTTGTAGGTTATAGTGAGATGGAATTGCAAAAAGAAAAGATTGATTATGTCAAATCTTCCTTGCCATTTATTTATAGTGGTAAAGCAATTGCAGATCATGAAACCAATGGGTTTGTCAAGATGATGTTTAATCCTAAAACTGGTGCTATCTTAGGTGGATGTATTATTGCTAGCACTGCTAGTGATATTATCGCTGAGCTTGCTTTGGTGATGGAAAACAACCTCACTGTGTTTGATATTGCCAATTCTATCTCACCCCATCCTACCATGAATGAAATGGTAACTGATGTTTGTAAAAAAGCGATCTTTGATTACTTTAGTTAA
- a CDS encoding dihydrolipoamide acetyltransferase family protein has product MANEFKFTDVGEGLHEGKVTEILKQVGDQIKIDEALFVVETDKVTTELPSPFAGTISAINVKVGDVVSIGQVMAVIGEKTSTPLVEPKPQPTEEVAKVKEAGASVVGEIKVSDNLFPIFGVKPHATPAVKDTKVASSTNITVETTQKPESKTEQKTIAISTMRKAIAEAMTKSHAIIPTTVLTFYVNATKLKQYRESVNGYALSKYSMKISYFAFFVKAIVNALKKFPVFNASYDPDQNEIVLNDDINVGIAVDTEEGLIVPNIKQAQTKSVVEIAQAIVDLANKARTKKIKLTDLNKGTISVTNFGSLGAAVGTPIIKYPEMCIVATGNLEERIVKVENGIAVHTILPLTIAADHRWVDGADVGRFGKEIAKQIEELIDLTVA; this is encoded by the coding sequence ATGGCAAATGAGTTTAAATTCACTGATGTTGGTGAGGGTTTACATGAAGGAAAAGTAACTGAAATCTTAAAACAAGTTGGTGATCAGATCAAGATAGATGAAGCTTTATTTGTTGTTGAAACTGATAAAGTTACAACTGAACTACCTTCTCCTTTTGCAGGTACAATTAGTGCTATTAATGTTAAAGTTGGTGATGTTGTTAGCATTGGTCAGGTGATGGCAGTTATTGGTGAAAAGACTAGTACACCACTTGTTGAACCAAAACCTCAACCAACTGAAGAAGTAGCTAAGGTAAAAGAAGCGGGGGCTTCAGTAGTAGGGGAAATTAAGGTTTCTGATAACCTCTTTCCTATCTTTGGAGTAAAACCTCATGCAACTCCAGCTGTTAAAGACACTAAAGTTGCAAGTAGTACTAACATTACTGTAGAAACAACCCAAAAACCAGAAAGTAAAACTGAACAGAAAACCATTGCTATCTCAACAATGCGTAAAGCGATTGCAGAAGCAATGACAAAGTCGCACGCAATTATCCCAACCACTGTATTAACTTTTTATGTTAATGCAACCAAGTTAAAACAATATCGTGAAAGTGTTAATGGTTATGCTTTAAGTAAGTATTCCATGAAAATTTCTTACTTTGCTTTCTTTGTTAAAGCAATTGTTAATGCGCTTAAGAAGTTCCCTGTTTTTAACGCTAGTTATGATCCTGATCAAAACGAAATTGTTTTAAATGATGACATTAATGTAGGAATTGCTGTTGATACTGAAGAAGGTTTAATTGTCCCTAACATTAAGCAAGCCCAAACCAAATCTGTGGTTGAAATTGCCCAAGCAATTGTTGATTTAGCTAACAAAGCTAGAACAAAAAAGATTAAGTTGACTGATTTGAATAAAGGTACTATTTCAGTTACTAACTTCGGTTCATTAGGAGCAGCTGTAGGTACACCTATTATTAAGTACCCTGAGATGTGTATTGTTGCTACTGGTAATTTAGAAGAACGCATTGTTAAAGTGGAAAATGGAATTGCAGTTCATACCATCTTACCTTTAACAATAGCTGCAGACCACCGCTGGGTTGATGGGGCGGATGTTGGTAGGTTTGGTAAGGAGATTGCAAAACAAATTGAGGAATTAATTGATCTTACAGTAGCTTAA
- a CDS encoding alpha-ketoacid dehydrogenase subunit beta, with the protein MSKIQVNNIEALNNAMDLALERDQNVVLYGQDAGFEGGVFRATKGLQQKYGSERVWDCPIAENSMAGIGVGAAIGGLKPIVEIQFSGFSFPAMFQIFVHAARIRNRSRGVYTAPLVVRMPMGGGIKALEHHSETLEAIYAQIAGLKTVMPSNPYDTKGLFLAAIESPDPVIFFEPKKLYRAFRQEIPSDYYTVPIGEANLISEGSELTIVSYGPTMFDLINLVYSGELKDKGIELIDLRTISPWDKQTVFNSVKKTGRLLVVTEAVKSFTTSAEIITSVTEELFTYLKKAPQRVTGFDIVVPLARGEKYQFEINARVIDAVNQLLK; encoded by the coding sequence ATGTCAAAAATCCAAGTAAATAACATTGAAGCGTTAAACAACGCAATGGATCTTGCACTGGAAAGAGATCAAAACGTTGTACTCTATGGCCAGGACGCTGGTTTTGAAGGGGGTGTGTTCCGTGCAACTAAAGGCTTACAACAAAAGTATGGGAGTGAAAGGGTATGGGATTGTCCTATAGCAGAAAACTCTATGGCTGGTATTGGGGTTGGGGCTGCTATAGGTGGTCTTAAACCTATTGTAGAGATCCAGTTTTCAGGCTTTTCATTCCCAGCTATGTTTCAAATCTTTGTCCATGCTGCTAGGATTAGAAACCGTTCTCGTGGTGTATATACCGCTCCACTAGTAGTGAGGATGCCAATGGGTGGGGGGATTAAAGCATTGGAACACCACAGTGAAACATTGGAAGCAATTTATGCACAGATTGCTGGGCTTAAAACAGTGATGCCATCAAATCCTTATGATACCAAAGGACTTTTTCTAGCTGCTATTGAATCACCTGATCCTGTTATCTTTTTTGAACCAAAGAAGCTTTATCGTGCTTTTCGTCAGGAGATTCCTAGTGATTATTACACTGTCCCTATTGGTGAAGCCAACTTGATTAGTGAAGGTAGTGAACTTACAATAGTTAGCTATGGTCCTACAATGTTTGATTTAATTAACTTAGTTTACAGCGGGGAATTGAAAGATAAGGGAATTGAGTTAATTGACTTGCGTACTATCTCCCCTTGAGATAAACAAACAGTATTTAACTCAGTGAAGAAAACAGGAAGACTACTTGTAGTGACTGAAGCGGTGAAAAGTTTCACTACAAGTGCAGAGATTATCACTTCAGTAACTGAAGAACTATTCACTTATCTCAAAAAAGCCCCACAACGGGTAACTGGGTTTGATATTGTTGTGCCTTTAGCTAGAGGTGAAAAATACCAGTTTGAAATTAATGCACGGGTTATTGATGCAGTTAATCAACTTTTAAAATAA